The following coding sequences lie in one Macrobrachium nipponense isolate FS-2020 chromosome 45, ASM1510439v2, whole genome shotgun sequence genomic window:
- the LOC135214088 gene encoding uncharacterized protein LOC135214088 — MKKSRKPVNKKGNKKPAQTTKGAPKRKTEDAAPAADAAQEDEAENPQPSESPKPAPAENSAEENNRLQEVVFSAWAKANFVGKYNYGYDARYFNGLQYLMDHNSVTIGPPTSGTYIIKDMAGKVLFYANTPVENDTPCCGYGGTYLTGTNFSVASALYRQVMSIKKKERKYCFFTEYAEWKIKVTKSGILGLMEVCHTDKDYYLLKWKPGKNLCSFKMTLSNSLFGDRHYKILPASMRHGVGSIVYNRGNGVLLNFPSGFNIPGRALVMAGAIILQYEIEGQELHRGVGGYYVAPAVIVPESFEGNGAPPPAVGGGRPGGGLGGVGVGVGAGGAGLGVAGIGGPGVGRGGIGAGRGVEVTGVGVGGAGLGVGGGRGRGVGGGRGGRGRGGGGGRSIGTRLGAVF; from the exons ATGAAAAAAAGCCGCAAGCCAGTTAATAAGAAGG GTAATAAGAAACCTGCCCAGACCACCAAAGGAGCTCCGAAACGGAAGACCGAGGACGCCGCTCCGGCTGCCGACGCCGCTCAAGAAGATGAGGCAGAGAATCCCCAGCCCTCGGAATCACCCAAACCTGCTCCAGCAGAGAACTCCGCTGAG GAGAACAACCGCCTGCAGGAGGTGGTCTTTTCGGCGTGGGCCAAGGCCAATTTCGTAGGCAAGTACAACTACGGGTACGACGCGAGATACTTCAATGGCCTGCAGTACCTTATGGACCACAACTCCGTCACCATAGGGCCCCCGACGA GTGGAACGTACATTATCAAAGACATGGCAGGCAAAGTCCTGTTCTACGCCAACACTCCCGTAGAAAACGACACTCCGTGTTGTGGTTACGGAGGGACTTACCTAACTGGGACGAACTTCAGCGTCGCCTCGGCACTCTACCGGCAAGTTATGAGcatcaagaagaaggagaggaaataTTGCTTCTTCACTGAATATGCC gaatggaaaataaaagtgaCAAAGTCGGGGATCCTGGGTCTGATGGAGGTTTGTCACACCGACAAAGATTACTATCTACTGAAGTGGAAACCGGGGAAAAACTTGTGCAGTTTCAAGATGACTTTGTCTAATTCCCTGTTCGGAGATCGTCACTACAAG ATACTACCAGCCTCCATGCGTCATGGCGTCGGCAGCATCGTCTACAACCGGGGCAATGGAGTCCTCCTCAACTTCCCCAGCGGGTTCAACATCCCCGGCAGGGCACTCGTTATGGCCGGCGCCATCATCCTG caATACGAAATCGAGGGCCAGGAACTCCACCGCGGCGTTGGCGGGTACTACGTGGCTCCCGCTGTGATCGTGCCCGAGAGTTTCGAGGGAAATGGAGCACCACCACCTGCAGTAGGTGGAGGAAGACCCGGTGGAGGActaggaggagtaggagtaggagtaggagctGGAGGAGCAGGTTTGGGGGTAGCAGGAATTGGAGGACCAGGAGTAGGAAGAGGGGGAATTGGAGCAGGAAGAGGAGTAGAGGTGACAGGGGTGGGAGTTGGAGGAGCAGGCTTAGGAGtaggtggaggaagaggaagaggagtaggaggagggagaggtggtagaggaagaggaggaggaggaggaagaagtatTGGGACAAGGTTGGGGGCTGTTTTTTAA